In Rhodothermus marinus DSM 4252, a single genomic region encodes these proteins:
- a CDS encoding BCAM0308 family protein has product MFRSSHGRKDRILKQRRRDAYWEHQKWPEPTRCPDCGAVFVGGRWTWEEVAEAVHEARCPACRRAADRYPAGYVELAGTFLSTHQEEILNLIHNLEAQEKQIRPLERILQLDVQNGRCYVTTTGVHLARRIGEALARAYQGELDFAYADGDRVIRVHWRRD; this is encoded by the coding sequence ATGTTTCGAAGCAGCCATGGCCGAAAGGATCGGATCCTGAAGCAGCGTCGGCGGGATGCCTACTGGGAGCATCAGAAATGGCCGGAGCCTACGCGTTGCCCGGATTGTGGCGCCGTGTTCGTGGGCGGGCGATGGACGTGGGAGGAGGTGGCCGAAGCGGTGCACGAGGCGCGGTGCCCGGCCTGCCGACGCGCGGCCGATCGCTATCCGGCCGGCTATGTGGAGCTGGCAGGGACGTTTTTAAGCACGCATCAGGAGGAGATCCTGAACCTGATCCACAACCTGGAAGCGCAGGAAAAGCAGATCCGCCCGCTGGAGCGCATTCTGCAACTTGATGTGCAGAACGGACGCTGCTATGTAACGACCACTGGTGTGCATCTGGCCCGACGTATCGGTGAAGCTCTGGCCCGGGCTTACCAGGGTGAGCTGGATTTCGCTTATGCCGACGGTGATCGCGTCATTCGGGTGCACTGGCGACGCGACTGA
- a CDS encoding T9SS type A sorting domain-containing protein encodes MGRAWKTIVLLGLLSLAFGPRAQAQLDTLSQRLLQLDQALREAVALRVLEVARYLVSVEDEAALPRQFALFPAYPNPFRRQATIRFQVPEPVRARLEVYDVLGRRVGVLLDEELRPGVYEVRFEAQSLASGLYFYRLTAGDFVQQRKMILIK; translated from the coding sequence ATGGGTAGAGCCTGGAAAACCATTGTGCTGCTGGGCCTGCTGAGCCTGGCCTTCGGGCCGCGGGCGCAGGCCCAGCTTGACACGCTGAGTCAGCGCTTGCTGCAGCTCGATCAGGCCCTGCGCGAGGCGGTGGCGCTGCGCGTGCTGGAAGTGGCGCGTTATCTGGTCAGTGTAGAAGACGAAGCGGCGCTACCGCGGCAGTTTGCGTTGTTCCCGGCCTATCCGAACCCGTTCCGGCGGCAGGCGACCATTCGCTTCCAGGTGCCCGAGCCGGTGCGGGCGCGTCTGGAGGTCTACGATGTGCTGGGCCGTCGGGTCGGCGTGTTGCTCGATGAAGAGCTTCGGCCGGGGGTCTATGAGGTGCGCTTCGAGGCGCAGAGCCTGGCCAGTGGATTGTACTTCTATCGGCTGACAGCCGGTGACTTCGTCCAACAACGCAAAATGATCCTGATCAAATAG
- a CDS encoding pseudouridine-5'-phosphate glycosidase has protein sequence MDAAVALESTVIAHGLPAPHNLDAARRCEAAIRAEGARPCTIAILKGQVRVGLRPDELRRLATASDVRKVSLRDLPVVVARELDGATTVAATLHLAWRAGIPVMATGGIGGVHRRVDGRPAADISADLEALARIPAIVVCSGPKIILDLEATREQLETRGVTVVGYRTGTMPAFYCATSGLSVDVRCDTPEEVVALYRARLRLGLPGAVLVTVPPPDRVALPPESVLPALEQALRDAEARQLRAEALTPFLLARLRDRLGSRVLQANIALLEQNAIVAARIARVLATSAVSLP, from the coding sequence ATGGACGCTGCGGTTGCGCTGGAATCGACGGTCATTGCGCACGGGCTGCCGGCCCCGCATAACCTGGACGCCGCCCGGCGGTGCGAGGCGGCCATCCGCGCCGAAGGCGCGCGCCCCTGCACGATCGCCATCCTGAAAGGCCAGGTCCGGGTGGGGCTCCGTCCCGACGAACTGCGCCGTCTGGCCACGGCTTCAGACGTCCGGAAAGTCAGCCTGCGCGACCTGCCCGTCGTCGTGGCCCGCGAACTGGACGGCGCCACGACTGTGGCCGCCACGCTGCACCTGGCCTGGCGCGCCGGCATCCCGGTGATGGCTACCGGCGGCATCGGCGGCGTCCATCGCCGCGTGGACGGCCGGCCCGCCGCGGACATCAGCGCCGATCTGGAGGCGCTAGCCCGCATCCCGGCCATCGTCGTCTGCTCGGGCCCGAAGATCATCCTGGATCTGGAGGCCACGCGCGAGCAGCTCGAAACCCGCGGCGTCACGGTGGTGGGCTACCGCACCGGCACGATGCCGGCCTTCTACTGCGCCACGAGCGGCCTGTCGGTCGATGTCCGCTGCGACACGCCGGAAGAAGTCGTGGCCCTGTACCGGGCCCGGCTGCGGCTGGGGCTGCCCGGCGCCGTGCTCGTGACCGTCCCGCCGCCCGACCGGGTGGCGCTGCCCCCGGAGTCGGTGCTGCCCGCGCTGGAGCAGGCGCTCCGGGACGCCGAAGCCCGGCAACTGCGGGCCGAAGCGCTCACGCCGTTCCTGCTGGCCCGCCTGCGCGATCGGCTGGGCTCGCGGGTGTTGCAGGCCAACATCGCCCTGCTGGAGCAGAACGCCATCGTGGCCGCCCGGATCGCCCGCGTCCTGGCTACGAGCGCTGTTTCGCTCCCTTGA
- a CDS encoding dihydroorotase — MESGARKTPDLLIRGGILLDPETGRQRRADLLIRGGRIAGIAESIEADDVPVYDATGKFISPGWMDMHVHLREPGQEHKETIETGCRAAAFGGFTAVACMPNTEPPIHTRDVVEFVIERGRRTPVDVHPIACVSKNREGKELTEMADLVEGGAVAFSDDGAPVQHGGLMRRALEYASMLDRAIINHMEDLTLNPHGHMHEGVVSTRLGVPGIPPAAEEVMVARDLILAEYTGGHVHVAHISTARSVELVRQAKARGVRVTAEVCPHHFTLTDEAVERTGFSTNTKMHPPLRTAADIAAIKEGLRDGTIDAICTDHAPHASFEKEVEFIEAPFGIIGLETAWGLIGRELIAPGVLTVAEAVYKLTVAPRRILRLPVPRLAEGEPANLTIFDTTTRWVFEERHIRSKSRNTPFLGEELVGRAWAIYNRGWFVPQEP, encoded by the coding sequence ATGGAATCGGGTGCGCGCAAAACGCCGGATCTGCTCATTCGGGGAGGAATCCTGCTCGATCCGGAAACCGGACGGCAGCGCCGGGCCGATCTGCTGATCCGTGGCGGCCGGATTGCCGGCATCGCCGAGTCGATCGAAGCCGACGACGTGCCGGTCTACGACGCCACGGGCAAGTTCATCTCGCCCGGCTGGATGGACATGCACGTGCATCTGCGCGAGCCGGGCCAGGAGCACAAGGAAACGATCGAGACCGGTTGCCGGGCGGCTGCCTTCGGGGGCTTCACGGCCGTGGCCTGCATGCCCAACACCGAACCGCCCATTCACACGCGCGACGTGGTGGAATTCGTGATCGAGCGCGGTCGGCGTACGCCGGTCGATGTCCACCCGATCGCCTGCGTGTCGAAGAACCGGGAGGGGAAGGAGTTGACCGAGATGGCCGATCTGGTCGAGGGCGGGGCGGTGGCCTTCAGCGACGACGGCGCACCGGTGCAGCACGGCGGCCTGATGCGGCGGGCGCTCGAATACGCTTCGATGCTCGACCGGGCCATCATCAACCACATGGAGGACCTTACGCTCAACCCGCACGGCCACATGCACGAGGGCGTGGTGTCGACGCGGCTGGGCGTGCCGGGCATCCCGCCGGCGGCTGAAGAGGTCATGGTGGCGCGTGACCTGATTCTGGCCGAATACACGGGCGGGCACGTGCATGTGGCGCATATCTCGACGGCCCGGTCGGTCGAGCTGGTACGGCAGGCCAAGGCGCGGGGCGTGCGCGTGACGGCCGAGGTCTGTCCGCACCATTTCACGCTGACCGACGAGGCGGTCGAGCGCACGGGCTTTTCGACGAACACGAAAATGCATCCGCCGCTGCGCACGGCCGCCGACATCGCGGCCATCAAGGAGGGGCTGCGCGATGGCACGATCGACGCCATCTGTACGGATCACGCGCCCCACGCCAGCTTCGAAAAAGAGGTCGAGTTCATCGAGGCGCCTTTCGGCATCATCGGACTGGAGACGGCCTGGGGGCTGATCGGCCGTGAGCTGATCGCGCCGGGCGTGCTGACCGTGGCCGAGGCGGTCTACAAGCTGACGGTAGCGCCGCGCCGCATCCTGCGGCTGCCCGTACCGCGGCTGGCCGAGGGCGAACCGGCCAACCTGACGATCTTCGACACGACCACGCGCTGGGTCTTCGAGGAGCGGCACATCCGCTCGAAGAGCCGGAACACGCCGTTCCTCGGCGAGGAACTGGTCGGACGCGCCTGGGCCATCTACAACCGGGGCTGGTTCGTGCCCCAGGAGCCCTGA
- the malQ gene encoding 4-alpha-glucanotransferase, whose amino-acid sequence MHGLPRSSGILLHPTSLPGPFGIGDLGPSAYRFVDFLVAAGQRLWQMLPLVPVGLGFSPYASPSTFAGNPLLISPERLVEAGLLQADDIASPPDFPEDRVDYDWVIVYKQHLLEKAYATFEAHPDRVDETDFWLFCEKQAFWLDDYALFMALKEAHGGAVWTEWPTELARRDPGALHHARQKLARSFRKHQFWQYLFHRQWMDLRAYCHAHGIRLMGDIPIYVAHDSADVWANPHLFHLDEHGHPTVVAGVPPDYFSETGQRWGNPLYRWEVSRETDHHWWTQRFAALLEKVDLIRLDHFRGFAAYWEIPAAEPTAVNGRWVPGPGAEFFETIQHKLGPLPLVAENLGVITPDVTELMERFGFPGMAVLQFAFDDDATSTFLPHNYIRNLVAYTGTHDNDTIVGWWRGQNKTTLPPEVVARAKAYARAYLDLDRKREREIHWTCIRTLMASVAELVVFPMQDVLGLGSEARMNTPGTTGPHNWSWRLRADQLRPDVAERLRSLTEIYGRLLPAS is encoded by the coding sequence ATGCACGGTCTTCCCCGTTCCAGTGGTATTCTGCTCCATCCGACTTCGCTTCCGGGACCTTTTGGCATTGGTGATCTGGGGCCGTCTGCCTATCGATTTGTTGACTTTCTAGTTGCCGCCGGACAGCGTCTCTGGCAGATGCTTCCGCTGGTGCCGGTTGGCCTGGGTTTTTCTCCCTATGCCAGTCCTTCAACATTTGCCGGCAATCCGCTGCTGATCAGTCCGGAACGTCTGGTCGAAGCAGGTCTGCTGCAGGCCGACGACATTGCCTCACCTCCTGACTTTCCCGAAGACCGTGTGGACTACGATTGGGTTATTGTCTATAAGCAGCATTTGCTGGAGAAGGCTTACGCCACATTTGAGGCACACCCGGACCGGGTAGATGAGACCGATTTCTGGCTTTTCTGCGAAAAGCAGGCTTTCTGGCTTGACGATTATGCGCTCTTCATGGCGCTCAAAGAGGCGCACGGGGGAGCTGTCTGGACCGAATGGCCCACCGAGCTGGCCCGCCGTGATCCCGGTGCCCTGCACCACGCTCGTCAGAAGCTGGCCCGCTCCTTCCGAAAGCACCAGTTCTGGCAGTACCTTTTTCACAGGCAGTGGATGGACCTGCGGGCCTATTGCCATGCACACGGCATCCGGCTGATGGGCGATATCCCGATCTATGTGGCACACGACAGCGCCGACGTGTGGGCTAATCCCCACCTGTTTCATCTGGACGAACACGGCCATCCCACCGTGGTAGCCGGCGTGCCTCCCGATTACTTCAGCGAAACGGGCCAGCGCTGGGGCAATCCGCTTTACCGGTGGGAGGTCTCCCGAGAGACGGACCATCACTGGTGGACTCAGCGCTTTGCGGCCCTGCTGGAAAAGGTGGATCTGATCCGTCTGGACCACTTCCGGGGCTTTGCGGCCTACTGGGAGATTCCCGCCGCGGAACCCACCGCTGTCAACGGGCGCTGGGTACCCGGTCCTGGTGCTGAGTTTTTTGAGACAATTCAGCACAAACTCGGACCGCTTCCGCTCGTCGCCGAAAACCTCGGTGTCATTACGCCCGACGTCACCGAGCTCATGGAACGCTTTGGCTTTCCCGGCATGGCCGTGCTCCAGTTTGCCTTCGACGATGACGCCACCTCCACCTTTCTACCACACAACTATATCCGCAACCTCGTAGCCTACACCGGCACGCACGACAACGACACGATCGTGGGCTGGTGGCGTGGCCAGAACAAAACCACCCTTCCGCCAGAGGTTGTTGCTCGGGCCAAGGCCTACGCCCGCGCCTATCTGGACCTGGACCGCAAACGTGAGCGCGAAATCCACTGGACCTGCATTCGGACGCTGATGGCCTCGGTAGCCGAGCTGGTCGTGTTTCCGATGCAGGACGTACTGGGGCTGGGTAGCGAAGCGCGCATGAACACTCCCGGCACCACCGGTCCCCATAACTGGTCCTGGCGTCTGCGTGCGGACCAGCTCCGCCCGGACGTAGCCGAGCGTCTCCGTTCCCTTACCGAAATTTATGGCCGACTGCTGCCCGCTTCTTAA
- a CDS encoding D-alanine--D-alanine ligase family protein produces MRDPAQRLRVGVVFGGVSPEHEVSVITGLQAAAALDRTRYEIVPLYIAKDGSWYTGPVLLELEAYQDLDALRRAAIPVRFDPAVHGRMLLVEATPRRWPWRRPRRYLVDVVLLALHGGEGENGGVQGLCETLNVPYTGSGVLGSALGMDKVLSKLLCREQGIPVVDFLWFREADWAGREEEWLDRLEAELGYPMVVKPARLGSSIGIQRVEDRQALDAAIEEAFRYDEKVVVERAIRNLREINCAVLGDPSEARPSMLEEPVRSDPSKLLTFQDKYMRGGGKAGRRAGKQQAPQGMASLDRIIPAPLDEAQTRAVQEMAVRVFQLFECAGVARIDFLLDDDTGQVYFNEINTIPGSFSFYLWEPVGVPFDALMDELIRLAQKRHREKNGRVRSYDVNLLSVRSLQGLKGAKQRS; encoded by the coding sequence ATGAGAGACCCTGCACAGCGCCTGCGCGTCGGCGTGGTCTTCGGCGGCGTGTCGCCGGAGCATGAGGTGTCGGTCATCACCGGGTTGCAGGCGGCCGCCGCACTCGACCGCACCCGCTACGAGATCGTCCCGCTCTACATCGCCAAGGACGGGAGCTGGTACACCGGGCCGGTGCTGCTGGAGCTGGAGGCCTATCAGGACTTGGACGCACTCCGACGGGCGGCCATCCCGGTCCGGTTCGACCCGGCCGTCCACGGTCGGATGCTGCTTGTCGAAGCGACGCCGCGCCGCTGGCCCTGGCGGCGCCCCCGGCGCTATCTGGTGGACGTGGTGCTGCTGGCACTGCACGGGGGCGAGGGCGAAAACGGCGGGGTGCAGGGCCTGTGCGAGACGCTCAACGTCCCCTACACGGGCAGCGGCGTGCTCGGCTCGGCGCTGGGCATGGACAAGGTGCTCTCGAAGCTGCTGTGCCGGGAGCAGGGCATCCCGGTGGTAGATTTCCTGTGGTTTCGCGAAGCCGACTGGGCCGGGCGCGAGGAGGAATGGCTCGACCGGCTGGAGGCCGAGCTGGGCTACCCGATGGTGGTCAAGCCGGCCCGCCTGGGTTCGTCGATTGGCATCCAGCGCGTCGAAGACCGACAGGCACTCGATGCAGCCATCGAGGAGGCCTTTCGCTACGACGAGAAAGTGGTGGTCGAGCGCGCCATCCGCAACCTGCGCGAGATCAACTGCGCCGTGCTGGGCGATCCGTCGGAAGCCCGTCCCAGCATGCTCGAAGAGCCCGTGCGCAGCGATCCGTCGAAGCTGCTGACCTTTCAGGACAAGTACATGCGGGGCGGCGGCAAGGCCGGCCGCCGTGCCGGTAAGCAGCAGGCGCCGCAGGGCATGGCCTCGCTGGATCGCATCATTCCGGCGCCACTCGACGAAGCGCAGACCCGTGCCGTTCAGGAAATGGCCGTTCGGGTCTTCCAGCTCTTCGAGTGCGCCGGCGTGGCCCGCATCGACTTTCTGCTCGACGACGACACGGGTCAGGTCTATTTCAACGAAATCAACACGATCCCCGGCTCGTTTTCCTTCTACCTGTGGGAGCCGGTGGGCGTGCCGTTCGATGCGTTGATGGACGAGCTGATCCGGCTGGCGCAGAAGCGCCACCGCGAGAAGAACGGGCGTGTGCGTTCCTACGACGTGAACCTGCTTTCGGTGCGCAGCCTGCAGGGCCTCAAGGGAGCGAAACAGCGCTCGTAG
- a CDS encoding S9 family peptidase — translation MLLGVLLLAPVTLAQQATQTRPQLTLEDIHASRTFIPEFFQGGRWAEEGPVILYIEPDPQTGATHLIRYNLETGRRERLIDGNRLYAHDVGRLIRIEDYQYSRDGRRVLLYTDSERVWRYNTKGFYYVYDLEADSLRPVSDRSKGYQMFAKLSPDGRQAAFVRDRNLYLVDLESGQEVPLTTDGAPDSIINGTFDWVYEEEFGLRDGWAWSPDGRYIAFFKLDESKVPLFTMVDLREHYPKPISFRYPKAGEPNSEIQIGVIDLQTGQVRFFDTDTWYEGGDRYEYLARMGWTPPIDGRHYVWMFRMNRDQNHLELLYGDPATMSLRTVLEEHASAWLEVETGFTDLEAGQITYLQDNRHFVWISERDGYRHLYLYRNDGTLVRQLTQGPWDVTDFHGVDEQGGWVYFTATIDGPRERHLYRVPLHPEASNGQAPAPQRITQEPGTHDVSISGDFRYYIDTHTRFLQPPVVTLHRIMGEQIAVLEGNEALRERLAAYGLRPPEFFTVPGADGTPLQAYLIKPSDFDSTKQYPLLLYVYGGPGSQTVTDDWGGSRMLWHYYLAEELGILVASVDNRGTGARGYAFKTATYRRLGQLEAQDQIAAAKALAQRPYVDPDRIGIWGWSYGGYMTLMSMLYGDGPQVFRVGVSVAPVTDWRLYDTIYTERYMSTPQKNPDGYRRGSPIAYADRLSDRQRLLIIHGDLDDNVHFQNAAQMIDALQRAGKQFAFMMYPGRNHGIYGANTRLHLFTLITNFLKENLVEAH, via the coding sequence ATGCTCTTGGGAGTGCTCCTGCTGGCGCCGGTCACGCTGGCCCAGCAGGCCACGCAGACCCGTCCGCAGCTCACGCTGGAGGACATTCACGCCTCGCGCACGTTCATTCCGGAGTTCTTCCAGGGCGGACGCTGGGCCGAGGAAGGACCGGTCATCCTGTACATCGAGCCGGATCCGCAGACCGGCGCCACGCACCTGATTCGCTACAACCTGGAAACCGGCCGGCGGGAGCGGCTCATCGACGGCAACCGCCTGTACGCGCACGACGTGGGCCGACTCATCCGTATCGAAGACTACCAGTACAGTCGGGACGGCCGCCGCGTGCTGCTCTACACCGACTCGGAGCGGGTCTGGCGCTACAACACGAAGGGTTTTTACTATGTCTACGACCTGGAGGCCGATTCGCTGCGGCCCGTTAGCGACCGCAGCAAGGGCTACCAGATGTTCGCCAAGCTCAGTCCGGACGGTCGCCAGGCGGCCTTTGTGCGCGACCGTAACCTGTATCTGGTCGATCTCGAAAGCGGTCAGGAGGTCCCGCTGACCACCGACGGCGCGCCCGACAGCATCATCAACGGCACGTTCGACTGGGTCTATGAGGAGGAATTCGGCCTGCGCGACGGCTGGGCCTGGAGCCCCGACGGCCGCTACATCGCTTTCTTCAAGCTTGACGAGTCGAAGGTGCCGCTGTTCACCATGGTGGACCTTCGGGAGCATTACCCGAAGCCCATCTCGTTCCGCTATCCCAAGGCCGGCGAGCCCAACAGCGAGATCCAGATCGGCGTGATCGACCTGCAGACCGGCCAGGTGCGTTTCTTCGATACCGATACCTGGTACGAAGGCGGCGATCGCTACGAGTACCTGGCCCGCATGGGCTGGACACCGCCCATCGACGGCCGCCATTACGTCTGGATGTTCCGGATGAACCGGGATCAGAACCACCTGGAGCTGCTCTACGGCGATCCGGCCACCATGTCGCTCCGCACTGTGCTCGAAGAGCACGCTTCGGCCTGGCTCGAAGTGGAGACAGGTTTCACGGACTTGGAGGCCGGCCAGATTACCTACCTGCAGGACAACCGGCATTTCGTCTGGATCAGCGAGCGCGACGGCTATCGCCACCTGTACCTGTACCGCAACGACGGCACACTGGTGCGCCAGCTCACGCAGGGGCCCTGGGACGTGACCGACTTTCATGGCGTGGACGAGCAGGGCGGCTGGGTGTACTTCACGGCCACGATCGACGGGCCGCGGGAGCGCCATCTCTACCGCGTGCCCCTGCATCCGGAAGCGTCCAACGGACAGGCCCCCGCGCCGCAGCGCATCACGCAGGAGCCCGGCACGCACGACGTCAGCATCTCCGGCGATTTTCGCTACTACATCGACACGCACACGCGCTTTCTCCAGCCGCCCGTCGTGACGCTGCACCGCATCATGGGCGAGCAGATCGCCGTGCTCGAAGGCAACGAGGCGCTCCGGGAACGGCTGGCCGCCTACGGGCTCCGTCCGCCGGAGTTTTTCACGGTGCCCGGTGCCGACGGCACGCCGCTGCAGGCCTACCTGATCAAGCCGTCCGACTTCGACTCCACGAAGCAGTACCCGCTGCTGCTGTACGTCTACGGCGGTCCCGGTTCGCAGACCGTGACCGACGACTGGGGCGGCTCCCGCATGCTCTGGCACTACTACCTGGCCGAGGAGCTGGGCATCCTGGTGGCCAGCGTGGACAATCGGGGGACCGGTGCCCGCGGCTACGCCTTCAAAACGGCCACCTACCGGCGGCTGGGGCAGCTCGAGGCGCAGGACCAGATCGCGGCCGCGAAGGCACTGGCGCAGCGTCCCTACGTCGATCCGGATCGCATCGGCATCTGGGGCTGGAGCTACGGCGGCTACATGACGCTCATGTCCATGCTCTACGGCGACGGGCCGCAGGTCTTCCGCGTGGGCGTCTCGGTGGCGCCGGTCACCGACTGGCGGCTCTACGACACGATCTACACCGAGCGCTACATGTCCACGCCGCAGAAAAATCCGGACGGCTATCGGCGTGGTTCGCCCATTGCGTACGCCGACCGGCTCTCGGACCGGCAGCGGCTGCTGATCATCCACGGCGATCTGGATGACAACGTTCACTTCCAGAACGCCGCGCAGATGATCGACGCGTTGCAACGGGCGGGTAAGCAGTTCGCCTTCATGATGTATCCGGGACGCAACCACGGCATCTACGGCGCCAACACCCGCCTGCACCTGTTTACGTTAATTACGAATTTTCTGAAGGAAAACCTGGTGGAGGCGCACTGA